A window from Pseudomonas kribbensis encodes these proteins:
- a CDS encoding RHS repeat-associated core domain-containing protein, translating into MNASVHHLTPTLSVIGPRGEAVRQVEYLRTVAGEQVRALINRLQYDVVGHLVAQHDPRLPMPNTTTVFRLDGMAVKTRNVDGGENTLLPGLGGELLQNWDANGNHREMSYDAQLRLRSVTENGVTGFETFSYETVSADPTHNLRGQMTALSDPSGTVQFNSFNMRDQSTEEVRTFEDGKICAGRQRFSAIGALLQTTDAGGHVQQSTFDIAGQLAQVQLQLSGQSVQPILNGADYNAAGRITEQRLGNGVTSHWHYREADGRLLRQYAQKASEPAVQDFEYEYDLVGNTICIVDHTYTPTFFRNQRVDGERTFGYDSVYRLIRATGYNDAPPEDNPGRPHPTDPNDRRNYVESFEYDDGNNLKKLTHIREGNNYTRQMFIDPASNRGVRWKAGDPAPDFRALFDRAGNLLALQPGQPMHWNSRHQLESLILVEHASGPSDQELYHYSQGARVYKRHETHTGTVNHVAEVHYVGSLEIRTRSSGEELHRITVATGTGEVTCLHWVTGKPPGIDADRLCYSHSDHLGSSVTEIDQRAQVISRESYYAFGATSSMAARSQIEADYKFTRYSGKEMDVTGLYYYGARYYAPWLCRWVSADPAGTVDGLNLYAFVSNNPLRFVDPSGGAKAESVIMLYSGFVSTLEGIAGQTLVQIDNVIHQKNIKRNLLANTVGEVVTGILSYEAGNIGGEQVGQLIPDVPHIVSHSRVDRLPFIEAVTGGNVAGDIMAGMAAPITGLGLIGALIPQTSTISVSAIDKAMGIEEAAKDIELNWRSIKDELIHPALNSVLNPEFVMGRLVGAWISILGGAFNLFARAVEAEDIKNRLDPVKIGKIETLLSEWKEAVEQRSAWAEAAFNALGTNVVYPADHIPNVNHMTSPETLAPITRSGLRQKTERTLDYIDRMQKGMAWYKEMGTTDNQFLMRQRAGRR; encoded by the coding sequence ATGAACGCCAGCGTGCACCATCTCACACCGACACTGTCGGTCATCGGCCCTCGCGGCGAAGCCGTCAGACAAGTCGAGTACCTGCGCACAGTGGCCGGCGAGCAAGTGCGAGCGCTCATCAACCGATTGCAATATGACGTTGTCGGCCATCTGGTTGCACAGCACGATCCGCGCTTACCCATGCCCAATACAACAACCGTGTTCAGGTTAGATGGCATGGCGGTCAAGACCCGGAACGTCGACGGTGGCGAAAACACGCTCCTGCCAGGACTCGGCGGCGAGCTTTTGCAGAATTGGGATGCGAACGGCAATCACCGGGAGATGAGCTACGACGCGCAACTGCGTCTGCGCAGCGTCACAGAAAACGGTGTAACCGGCTTCGAAACGTTCAGCTATGAAACGGTTTCGGCCGATCCGACGCACAATCTGCGCGGACAAATGACGGCGCTGAGCGATCCATCGGGTACGGTGCAATTCAACAGTTTCAACATGCGTGATCAGTCAACAGAAGAGGTCCGCACCTTCGAGGATGGCAAGATCTGCGCCGGCCGTCAGCGTTTCAGCGCCATCGGTGCACTGCTGCAAACCACCGACGCCGGCGGGCATGTCCAACAATCAACCTTCGACATCGCCGGGCAGCTTGCTCAGGTGCAACTGCAACTCAGCGGGCAAAGTGTCCAGCCGATCCTGAACGGCGCGGATTACAACGCCGCCGGCCGGATCACCGAACAACGGCTCGGCAACGGTGTGACCAGCCACTGGCATTACCGCGAGGCCGACGGACGTCTGCTTCGGCAGTACGCGCAAAAGGCTTCGGAGCCGGCGGTTCAGGATTTCGAGTATGAATACGACTTGGTGGGCAACACCATCTGCATTGTCGATCACACCTACACACCGACGTTTTTCCGCAACCAGCGGGTCGACGGTGAACGCACCTTTGGCTATGACTCGGTGTACCGCCTGATTCGCGCCACCGGTTACAACGACGCCCCACCCGAGGACAATCCTGGACGGCCGCACCCCACCGACCCCAATGACCGACGCAACTATGTCGAGTCTTTCGAATACGACGACGGCAACAACCTGAAAAAACTGACTCATATTCGCGAGGGCAACAACTACACCCGCCAGATGTTCATCGACCCTGCCAGCAATCGCGGTGTGCGCTGGAAAGCGGGGGACCCGGCACCTGACTTCAGGGCCCTGTTCGACCGCGCCGGCAATCTGCTGGCCCTGCAACCCGGCCAGCCAATGCACTGGAACAGCCGCCATCAGCTGGAGTCGCTGATCCTCGTGGAGCACGCCAGCGGTCCGTCCGATCAGGAGCTGTATCACTACAGCCAGGGTGCAAGGGTCTATAAACGTCACGAAACCCACACAGGCACCGTCAACCATGTTGCTGAAGTGCATTACGTGGGGAGTCTGGAAATCCGCACCAGAAGCAGCGGAGAAGAATTGCACAGGATCACCGTAGCCACCGGCACCGGCGAGGTGACGTGCCTGCACTGGGTCACCGGCAAACCGCCTGGTATCGATGCAGATCGGTTGTGTTATTCCCATTCCGACCATTTGGGATCGAGCGTTACGGAGATTGATCAAAGGGCGCAGGTGATCAGCCGCGAAAGCTACTACGCCTTCGGTGCTACCTCGTCGATGGCGGCCCGCTCGCAGATCGAAGCGGACTACAAGTTCACCCGCTATTCGGGCAAGGAAATGGATGTCACCGGGCTTTATTACTACGGAGCACGGTATTACGCGCCGTGGTTGTGTCGCTGGGTGAGCGCCGATCCGGCCGGCACGGTGGACGGGCTCAACCTTTACGCCTTTGTGTCCAACAACCCGCTTCGCTTTGTCGATCCTTCGGGCGGTGCGAAGGCGGAAAGCGTCATCATGCTGTACTCGGGTTTTGTGTCGACACTCGAAGGCATTGCCGGGCAGACACTGGTGCAGATCGACAACGTCATCCACCAGAAAAACATCAAGAGAAACCTGCTGGCCAATACTGTAGGCGAAGTGGTCACAGGGATACTCAGCTATGAAGCCGGGAACATCGGCGGAGAACAGGTCGGTCAGCTCATCCCGGATGTACCACATATCGTCTCTCACAGCAGAGTCGACCGCTTGCCCTTCATCGAGGCGGTGACGGGTGGCAACGTCGCCGGAGACATCATGGCTGGCATGGCAGCTCCGATCACAGGCTTGGGTCTGATCGGCGCACTCATACCCCAGACTTCAACCATCTCCGTGTCTGCGATCGATAAAGCAATGGGGATCGAGGAAGCCGCCAAAGATATCGAACTCAACTGGCGGAGCATCAAGGATGAACTGATCCACCCGGCGCTCAACTCGGTGCTCAATCCTGAATTCGTGATGGGGCGTCTGGTAGGAGCATGGATATCGATCCTTGGCGGCGCGTTCAATTTGTTCGCCCGCGCCGTTGAAGCCGAAGACATCAAGAACCGCCTCGATCCCGTCAAGATCGGCAAGATCGAAACGCTGCTCAGTGAATGGAAAGAGGCCGTAGAACAACGCTCCGCCTGGGCCGAGGCGGCTTTTAACGCATTGGGTACGAACGTCGTTTATCCAGCCGATCACATTCCCAACGTCAATCACATGACGTCCCCTGAAACGCTCGCGCCGATCACCCGCTCGGGCCTGCGACAAAAGACCGAAAGGACGCTGGACTATATCGACCGAATGCAAAAAGGCATGGCCTGGTACAAGGAAATGGGCACTACCGACAATCAGTTCCTGATGCGGCAACGCGCTGGGCGCCGTTGA
- a CDS encoding RHS repeat-associated core domain-containing protein, with amino-acid sequence MIRSVHWRTPSLQVHAPRALRVRQVEYLRRMADGDVESLITRQDFDAAGRPVAQRDPRLPTPNILTLFALNGQALRTLSVDAGTTVILPGPAGQPGHSWDANGNHRVMTYDDQLRLLTLEENGTPDVETRTYADVTNDFGRNLRGQLIELSDPSGTVAFHSIGLTGTGLHETRTFHDGKTFVSRCTSNPLGVVLEKVDAGGHRQQSTYDIAGQLNRVQLQLNGQTNWQTVLQDAQYNAAGRIIEQQTGNGVVSHWHYRATDGRLDRHSVQKDSGSALQDFEYEYDRTGNITRILDHAYTPSYFSNQRVDGHREFRYDTLYRLIHTTGYADAPPSDHLGRPQPTSPTDRRNYIENYEYDDSGNLLKTTHVREDASHTFEVFIDPASNRGVRWKPGDPPPDFTRLFDPAGHLLALQPGVPMEWNSRGELGKVILIDRNGSSANDEEHYRYSQGQRVYKRHDSHTTTVSHFHEVRYLPGLEIRTKDNGEELHLITLPLASDNTVCLHWVNGKPPGIDADQLRYTSGDHLGAVSLELDQQARMISHEGYFSFGATAWMAAPVLIEVEYRYIRYSGKEMDVTRLYYYGARYYAPWLGRWTAADPSGAVDGLNLYAFVGNNPIIHVDETGNAKVLFDVAKGFFGVFDRAATAADQLHKLASEFDGLVPEDADINELRKSITFVTFMKSRHGFTSAFYGAIKGAGVGGILGTAVPGIGNLIGTGVGTLVGAIVFPLLRYHFFKKSLKAVQTLRTREIAATVTAAADRAADLVEGAQNLIKGGNELLQSIKDANNNIGAYSPRLQDMFYRQLDDLLGDQQREVMKLLKTGVDPFEAIGQVLSLEQQLKDSASEADGVTARPAQLEQQLSNESLKKPIPKPRIKMQQRVQRTMSETYV; translated from the coding sequence ATGATTCGATCCGTACATTGGCGCACACCCTCCTTGCAGGTTCACGCCCCCCGTGCACTCCGGGTCCGACAGGTCGAATACCTGCGCAGGATGGCAGATGGGGACGTAGAATCGCTCATCACCCGCCAAGACTTTGATGCGGCCGGACGACCAGTGGCTCAACGCGATCCGCGCCTGCCGACACCGAATATCCTCACACTTTTCGCGCTCAATGGTCAGGCGCTCAGGACACTCAGTGTCGATGCCGGCACAACCGTCATCCTGCCTGGACCGGCCGGGCAACCCGGACATTCCTGGGACGCAAACGGTAATCATCGAGTCATGACCTACGATGACCAGTTGCGCCTGTTGACCCTTGAAGAAAACGGCACTCCAGACGTTGAAACGAGGACCTACGCCGACGTCACAAACGACTTCGGCCGTAATCTGCGCGGGCAATTGATCGAACTGAGCGATCCATCCGGCACCGTCGCATTCCACAGTATCGGACTGACGGGCACCGGGTTACATGAAACCCGTACTTTCCATGACGGTAAAACCTTTGTCAGCCGATGCACCAGCAACCCGCTCGGCGTGGTGCTGGAAAAGGTCGACGCCGGCGGTCACAGACAGCAATCGACTTATGACATCGCCGGGCAGCTCAATCGGGTGCAGTTGCAACTCAACGGACAGACCAACTGGCAAACCGTATTACAGGATGCGCAGTACAACGCCGCCGGACGGATCATCGAACAACAGACCGGCAATGGCGTCGTCAGTCACTGGCACTATCGGGCCACCGACGGGCGCCTGGATCGTCACAGCGTACAGAAGGATTCGGGATCGGCACTTCAGGATTTCGAGTATGAATACGACCGGACGGGCAACATCACCCGCATTCTCGATCATGCCTACACGCCCAGCTATTTCAGCAACCAGCGGGTTGATGGTCACCGCGAGTTTCGTTACGACACGTTGTACAGGTTGATACACACCACCGGCTACGCCGACGCCCCGCCCTCGGACCATCTCGGCCGACCGCAGCCGACCTCCCCCACTGACCGGCGCAATTACATCGAAAACTACGAGTACGACGACAGCGGCAACCTCCTCAAAACCACCCATGTTCGTGAGGACGCCAGTCACACGTTCGAGGTATTCATCGATCCCGCCAGTAACCGCGGCGTGCGCTGGAAACCCGGTGACCCACCTCCGGATTTCACCCGCCTGTTCGACCCTGCCGGCCATCTGCTGGCGCTGCAACCCGGCGTGCCAATGGAGTGGAACAGCCGTGGCGAGCTGGGCAAGGTAATCCTCATCGATCGCAACGGCAGCAGTGCCAACGACGAAGAGCATTACCGCTACAGCCAGGGCCAGCGGGTCTACAAACGTCACGACAGCCACACGACAACAGTCAGCCATTTCCATGAGGTGCGTTATCTGCCGGGACTGGAAATCCGCACCAAGGACAATGGCGAAGAACTGCACTTGATCACCCTGCCGCTGGCCAGTGACAACACCGTTTGCCTGCACTGGGTGAACGGCAAACCGCCGGGTATCGATGCTGACCAGCTGCGCTACACGTCAGGCGATCATCTGGGGGCGGTTTCGCTGGAACTGGATCAGCAGGCGCGGATGATCAGCCACGAAGGCTACTTTTCGTTCGGTGCAACCGCGTGGATGGCAGCGCCCGTACTGATCGAAGTGGAATACCGGTACATCCGCTACTCGGGCAAGGAAATGGATGTCACCCGGTTGTACTACTACGGTGCCCGATACTACGCGCCGTGGCTGGGACGCTGGACGGCTGCCGATCCGTCAGGAGCTGTCGACGGGCTGAACCTGTATGCGTTCGTGGGCAACAACCCGATTATCCATGTCGACGAGACGGGCAATGCGAAGGTACTTTTTGACGTGGCGAAAGGTTTTTTCGGCGTGTTCGACAGAGCGGCAACCGCAGCAGATCAGTTGCACAAACTTGCCAGCGAATTTGACGGCCTCGTTCCTGAAGACGCCGACATCAATGAACTGCGCAAAAGCATCACCTTTGTCACATTCATGAAGTCCCGACACGGGTTCACATCTGCTTTCTACGGCGCGATTAAGGGTGCAGGTGTCGGCGGGATTCTAGGCACTGCGGTACCGGGTATCGGCAACCTGATCGGCACCGGCGTGGGCACTCTCGTCGGGGCAATCGTTTTTCCGCTGTTGCGTTACCACTTCTTCAAAAAAAGCCTGAAGGCCGTGCAAACCTTGCGCACCCGGGAAATCGCCGCGACGGTAACGGCTGCCGCCGATAGGGCAGCCGACCTCGTAGAAGGGGCACAGAACCTGATCAAGGGCGGCAATGAACTCCTGCAAAGCATCAAGGATGCCAATAACAATATTGGTGCCTATTCGCCACGTCTTCAGGACATGTTCTATAGGCAACTGGATGACCTGTTGGGCGATCAACAACGCGAAGTCATGAAACTGCTCAAAACCGGGGTCGATCCGTTTGAGGCCATTGGTCAGGTATTGAGCCTCGAACAACAGCTCAAGGACTCTGCGAGCGAAGCAGACGGCGTAACGGCACGCCCGGCCCAACTGGAACAGCAACTCAGCAACGAGTCACTGAAAAAACCGATCCCCAAGCCCAGGATAAAAATGCAACAGCGAGTGCAACGCACGATGAGCGAAACGTACGTCTGA
- a CDS encoding SpvB/TcaC N-terminal domain-containing protein: MTPDADALVTPPSIAKTASIATNGRSWGEIGATGQRSYTLPLPILNARTLNPELQLVYDGNAGNGKCGLGWDLPLPAISRKTSKGVPKYEAADVMQADGTDLRPELTARGKIKTRKRTRGKGRNAKTYSVVLYIPRLETTFTRYELWTPTGGGHRFWVVFGADGSQYCYGNTLDACIHDPADPTLIAVWLLVEVRNPLGENIFYQYKADDKVTDARFDYSAQRYLRQVCYCNKTASTDLYCLDHAQPELLDWKFRLIVDYGERVAGYDDVPPYAANEDAWTVRSDPFRMHRYGFEIGTRRLCRQFLLFNHTGLTPMLVNRLLLEHEPTQHRYNHLKAAHYMSYDVTGRVRHMPPLEYFYEALFLDTAPKPFLQLDHMPGLNDGKPYHCVDLYGEGVPGFLCQYDGAWYYREPLRDTPGSDEIVYGPWTLLPLIPNADSSKPMVQILTDLTGDGRLDWVVAQPGGSGYYTLNPDGTWSLFKPFSQFPVEYFHQLAQLGDLSGDGLDSMALIGPNSVRVYANVREKGFAPGKDVPHTPDRLPLFSDARTELVMFGNLHASDLSGLCRVRHDGIETWANLGHGHFGKRIAISALPFEYTHFNADQIRFADLDGSGAPALIRLCSDHFEIYWNYGGNVFEQVPRIVAWPDGIRYDNLCQVTFADLQGLGCASLLFTKPHMTPQHWVYHFVSKRPYLLTGCNNNMGYSATLQHRSSAQFWLDEKRLELMARRRPVCLLPFPQMVLHWLRQDDEITGNYLMQFYEYFKGYYDGYFREFRGFGKVCQTDSELEPGKAESGHTAPMRTTHWFHTGQSIDPVLQDICELDNAITPLGPTVISTFDAKGRKERVRTRHKADDNREIAYALAGRPLRSEVSQADDPTPVRLFSLSEFRYRVRVVKDNPSSLLVLELETRSHQYERFMDDPNCQHTVNQEQNEYGQSTRSVTVACARRRTETDKPPFDREDQLRAWVDSHDEQQQYFYLTETLAAFIHLTTDGHWLLGLPWRQRSNAMKLPKGALPGGLRAADISFENFDRYKDSAEWTNARELTSLSQHTYLESTGKILYPPLAGPTEQAVFDKKALEAYDDVPIVIRNELTKIGYSPMKLLLPEDPAQDLLQNLWSAQSGFFTYTDASGFYHVTEVQQTASHGVTHITWDADHLMTIAITLPDGCVTSVKYDMHTLQPFSITNPNENIQEVLYDAGGQPMVLSFHGSEEGLPAGFEPLSAYPPQSDLSVEYALAHPKTVVASAASAVRTELFSWMPALPRQTLSRKRKDWIANGLILPDGHIRASALRWLNQRKKRTVSEQALLRIIHTALRQPVHSLSLVADRYHTDPLQQIQMTISYIDGFGRELQNKQLVPPGDAFVATAEDGLATGADGKPIELPALQRWRVQSRVEYNHKGETIRVYRPYFLNSHRCINDSAMRKHGYHDQMFYDALGRPIQTINALGHLAFDVLHPWFKLSYDYNDTQEPPLTRPAKRPAPAKPAKRVKS; encoded by the coding sequence ATGACCCCGGATGCAGATGCGCTCGTCACTCCTCCCTCCATTGCCAAGACAGCGTCCATTGCAACGAACGGGCGCAGTTGGGGAGAGATCGGTGCAACCGGGCAGCGCTCTTATACGCTGCCCCTCCCGATCCTGAATGCGCGCACGCTCAATCCCGAGTTGCAACTGGTCTACGACGGTAACGCGGGCAATGGCAAATGCGGGCTCGGCTGGGATCTACCGCTGCCCGCCATCTCGCGCAAGACCAGCAAGGGTGTGCCGAAATACGAGGCCGCCGATGTCATGCAGGCCGACGGCACCGATCTGCGGCCCGAGCTGACGGCCCGCGGCAAGATCAAGACCAGAAAGCGTACACGCGGTAAAGGCAGGAACGCCAAAACCTATTCCGTGGTGCTCTACATTCCGCGCCTGGAAACGACCTTTACCCGCTACGAGCTTTGGACCCCGACCGGTGGCGGCCATCGGTTCTGGGTGGTCTTTGGCGCAGACGGCTCTCAGTATTGCTACGGCAACACCCTGGATGCCTGCATCCATGACCCGGCGGACCCGACCCTTATCGCAGTGTGGTTGCTGGTGGAAGTCCGGAACCCTTTGGGCGAAAACATCTTTTACCAGTACAAGGCTGACGACAAAGTCACCGACGCCCGTTTTGACTACAGTGCCCAGCGTTACCTGCGGCAAGTCTGTTATTGCAACAAGACCGCCAGTACCGATCTGTATTGTCTGGATCACGCGCAACCGGAGTTACTGGACTGGAAGTTCCGACTGATCGTTGACTACGGCGAACGCGTCGCCGGATATGACGATGTTCCACCGTATGCCGCCAACGAGGATGCCTGGACGGTGCGTTCCGACCCGTTTCGTATGCATCGTTATGGCTTTGAAATCGGGACCCGGCGCCTGTGCCGGCAGTTTCTGTTGTTCAACCACACCGGCCTCACTCCGATGCTGGTCAATCGACTGCTGCTGGAGCACGAACCCACACAGCATCGGTACAACCACCTGAAAGCCGCGCACTACATGAGCTACGACGTTACAGGTCGCGTCAGGCACATGCCGCCCCTCGAATATTTTTATGAAGCGCTGTTCCTCGACACCGCCCCCAAACCCTTTCTGCAACTCGATCACATGCCCGGCCTCAACGACGGCAAGCCCTACCATTGTGTTGATCTTTACGGCGAAGGCGTGCCCGGTTTTCTCTGCCAGTACGACGGCGCCTGGTATTACCGCGAGCCCTTGCGCGATACGCCCGGTTCTGACGAAATCGTCTACGGCCCCTGGACACTGCTGCCGCTGATTCCGAACGCCGACAGCAGCAAACCGATGGTGCAGATCCTCACCGACCTCACCGGTGACGGGCGCCTGGACTGGGTCGTCGCGCAACCCGGTGGTAGCGGGTATTACACGCTCAACCCGGATGGCACCTGGTCGTTGTTCAAGCCATTCAGCCAGTTTCCCGTGGAGTATTTCCATCAACTGGCACAACTGGGCGACCTGAGCGGCGATGGCCTGGATTCCATGGCCCTGATCGGCCCGAACAGCGTGCGGGTGTACGCCAATGTGCGGGAGAAAGGATTCGCACCCGGCAAGGATGTGCCGCATACCCCGGATCGTTTACCGCTGTTCAGCGACGCCCGCACCGAGCTTGTGATGTTCGGCAACCTGCATGCCAGTGACCTCTCGGGCCTGTGCCGGGTTCGTCACGACGGGATCGAAACCTGGGCCAATCTGGGCCACGGCCATTTCGGCAAACGGATTGCAATCAGCGCGCTACCCTTCGAGTACACGCATTTCAATGCCGATCAGATTCGCTTCGCCGATCTCGATGGCTCCGGTGCACCGGCGTTGATCCGTCTGTGTTCCGATCACTTCGAGATCTACTGGAATTACGGGGGCAATGTCTTTGAGCAAGTCCCGCGCATCGTTGCGTGGCCCGACGGCATTCGCTACGACAACCTCTGCCAGGTGACCTTCGCCGACCTGCAAGGCCTGGGCTGTGCCAGCCTGCTGTTCACCAAACCGCACATGACGCCGCAGCACTGGGTTTATCACTTCGTCAGTAAACGGCCCTATCTGCTCACAGGTTGCAACAACAACATGGGCTACAGCGCCACACTGCAACATCGCAGCAGTGCGCAGTTCTGGCTGGATGAAAAACGTCTGGAACTGATGGCACGCCGACGTCCGGTCTGCCTTCTGCCCTTTCCCCAGATGGTGCTTCACTGGTTGCGTCAGGACGATGAGATCACTGGCAACTACCTGATGCAGTTCTACGAGTATTTCAAGGGCTATTACGACGGTTACTTTCGTGAGTTTCGCGGTTTCGGCAAAGTCTGCCAGACCGACAGTGAACTGGAGCCGGGCAAGGCTGAAAGCGGCCATACGGCGCCGATGCGGACGACTCACTGGTTTCATACCGGTCAAAGCATCGACCCTGTTTTACAAGACATCTGCGAACTCGACAACGCCATCACACCGCTCGGGCCCACGGTTATTTCAACGTTTGATGCCAAGGGCAGAAAGGAGCGTGTTCGGACGCGGCACAAAGCCGACGACAATCGCGAAATTGCCTACGCCCTGGCTGGTCGCCCACTGCGCAGCGAAGTGTCTCAGGCAGACGACCCCACCCCGGTGCGCCTGTTCTCCCTGAGCGAATTTCGCTATCGGGTGCGGGTGGTCAAAGACAACCCGTCCAGTCTGCTGGTGCTCGAACTGGAAACCCGTAGCCATCAATACGAACGTTTCATGGACGACCCGAACTGTCAGCACACCGTCAATCAGGAGCAGAACGAGTACGGTCAGTCGACTCGAAGTGTCACGGTCGCCTGTGCTCGCCGTCGCACCGAAACGGACAAACCGCCCTTCGATCGAGAAGACCAGCTTCGGGCCTGGGTAGACAGTCACGATGAGCAGCAACAGTACTTTTATCTGACGGAAACACTCGCCGCCTTCATTCACCTGACCACTGACGGTCACTGGCTGCTCGGCTTGCCCTGGCGCCAGCGCAGCAACGCAATGAAGCTGCCCAAGGGCGCACTGCCGGGCGGGCTGCGAGCGGCGGACATCAGTTTCGAAAATTTCGACCGGTACAAAGACAGTGCCGAATGGACAAACGCGCGGGAACTGACCTCACTCTCGCAACACACGTACCTGGAGTCCACCGGCAAGATTCTCTACCCGCCGCTGGCCGGGCCGACCGAGCAGGCCGTGTTCGACAAAAAGGCCCTGGAGGCCTACGACGACGTCCCGATAGTCATTCGGAACGAGCTGACAAAGATCGGCTACTCGCCCATGAAGCTGCTCCTCCCGGAGGACCCTGCACAGGATCTGCTGCAAAACCTGTGGTCAGCGCAAAGCGGCTTTTTCACCTACACCGATGCCAGCGGTTTTTATCACGTCACCGAGGTACAACAGACCGCCAGCCATGGTGTGACGCACATCACCTGGGATGCTGACCACCTGATGACCATTGCCATCACCCTGCCGGACGGCTGCGTGACATCGGTGAAATACGACATGCACACCCTGCAGCCGTTCAGTATCACCAATCCCAACGAGAACATTCAGGAAGTTCTTTACGACGCAGGCGGTCAGCCCATGGTGCTCAGTTTTCATGGCAGCGAAGAAGGATTGCCGGCCGGGTTCGAGCCTCTGTCCGCTTACCCGCCGCAGTCTGATCTGAGCGTCGAATACGCCCTCGCCCATCCGAAAACCGTAGTGGCATCCGCCGCCAGTGCAGTGCGCACCGAGCTGTTCAGCTGGATGCCCGCACTCCCGCGCCAAACCCTGTCGCGCAAAAGAAAGGATTGGATCGCCAACGGCCTGATCCTGCCCGACGGCCACATCCGCGCCTCGGCGCTGCGCTGGCTGAACCAGCGCAAAAAACGCACGGTCAGCGAACAGGCTCTGCTCAGGATCATTCACACCGCCCTCAGGCAACCGGTGCACAGCCTGAGTCTGGTTGCCGACCGTTATCACACCGACCCGCTGCAACAGATTCAAATGACGATCAGCTACATCGACGGCTTTGGCCGCGAGTTGCAAAACAAACAGCTCGTCCCGCCGGGCGATGCCTTTGTCGCCACGGCCGAGGACGGCCTGGCGACGGGGGCCGATGGCAAGCCTATTGAACTGCCGGCCCTTCAACGCTGGCGAGTGCAGAGTCGCGTGGAATACAACCACAAGGGCGAAACCATTCGGGTCTACCGGCCCTATTTCCTCAACAGTCATCGCTGTATCAATGACAGCGCCATGCGCAAGCACGGCTACCACGACCAGATGTTCTACGACGCACTGGGGCGGCCGATCCAGACGATCAACGCGCTCGGCCATCTGGCGTTCGACGTTCTGCATCCGTGGTTCAAGCTCAGCTACGACTACAACGATACGCAAGAACCGCCACTGACCAGGCCTGCAAAAAGACCGGCGCCTGCAAAACCCGCAAAACGGGTCAAGTCATGA